One part of the Streptomyces sp. AM 2-1-1 genome encodes these proteins:
- a CDS encoding lysylphosphatidylglycerol synthase domain-containing protein, whose product MQPSSAADASDADARTGGSGSGPDRNGGRDGGRSAGADAGSAGGTGDAPDAPAPLTGSTRAGTGEGPKERVSGDEPLLAARVHRPSDLLRLLIGVVAIVLLLAVAAFAQGTTTGLEDDISRGTEQAPDLLIKVAGLVSSIAVLLVPVAFAIERLIKRDGLRIADGVLAAVLAHGVTLATDLWVSRSAPGSIQDALTQQQPGHALTDPVHGYLAPVIAYMTAVGMARRPRWRVVLWVVLLLDAFAMLVGGYTTPFSIVLTVLIGWTVAYGTLYGVGSPNVRPTGQHLMAGLRHVGFKPVAALRAEETPDGPDHNDRGRRYLVTLENGPPLDVTVVDREQQAQGFFYRVWRRITLRSLTQRRSIQSLRQALEQEALLAYAAIAAGANAPKLIATSELGPDAVMLVYEHIGGRSLDSLEDAEITDELVRGAWKQVRSLQSRRIAHRRLSGDAILVDDRGTAYITDLRGGEIAAGDLILRMDVAQLLTTLGLRVGAERSVAGALAVLGPDAVAGCLPLLQPIALSRSTRATLRRLARERAQREREAALEVSDAARRERAESVAATAAGPAGRKTERKSQRTEKQAEKRALDEARDEAREEDLLTQIRRQVLLIRPQAPVEPVRLERIKPRTLLSFIAGSIAAYFVISQITQADFGTVVEQAEWGWVAAALGFSALSYVAAAMSLLGFVPERVAFGRTVLAQVAGSFVKIVAPAAVGGVALNTRFLQRQGVRPGLAVASVGASQLFGLGCHILLLALFGYLTGTEKTPDSLTPSRTVIAGLLTVAVLVLVVTAIPFLRKFVATRVRSLFAGVVPRMLDVVQRPQKLATGIGGMLLLTGLFVLCLDASIRAFSGPDVPQLSYASIAVVFLAGNALGSAAPTPGGMGAVEGALTLGLIAVGLPKEVAAPAVLLYRVMTLWLPVLPGWICFNQLTRKGQL is encoded by the coding sequence GTGCAGCCATCCAGCGCGGCGGACGCCTCCGACGCCGACGCGCGGACCGGTGGCTCCGGTTCCGGACCGGACCGCAACGGTGGCCGCGACGGCGGGAGGAGTGCCGGCGCGGACGCCGGGAGCGCGGGCGGCACCGGCGACGCGCCGGACGCTCCCGCGCCGTTGACCGGTTCGACCCGCGCGGGCACCGGCGAGGGGCCGAAGGAGCGCGTCTCGGGGGACGAGCCGCTGCTCGCCGCCCGGGTGCACCGCCCGTCCGACCTGTTGCGCCTGCTCATCGGTGTGGTCGCCATCGTCCTCCTGCTGGCCGTCGCCGCCTTCGCCCAGGGCACCACGACGGGCCTGGAGGACGACATCTCCCGGGGCACCGAGCAGGCCCCCGACCTCCTGATCAAGGTGGCCGGGCTGGTGTCGAGCATCGCGGTGCTGCTCGTCCCGGTCGCCTTCGCGATCGAGCGGCTGATCAAGCGCGACGGGCTGCGCATCGCGGACGGTGTACTCGCCGCCGTGCTCGCGCACGGCGTGACGCTCGCCACCGACCTCTGGGTCTCCCGGTCCGCCCCCGGCTCGATCCAGGACGCCCTCACCCAGCAGCAGCCCGGTCACGCGCTGACCGACCCGGTCCACGGCTACCTCGCCCCCGTGATCGCGTACATGACGGCGGTGGGGATGGCGAGGCGCCCGCGCTGGCGGGTCGTGCTCTGGGTGGTGCTGCTCCTCGACGCGTTCGCCATGCTGGTGGGCGGCTACACCACGCCGTTCTCGATCGTCCTCACCGTACTGATCGGCTGGACCGTCGCGTACGGGACGCTGTACGGGGTCGGTTCCCCGAACGTCAGGCCCACGGGCCAGCATCTGATGGCCGGCCTGCGGCACGTCGGTTTCAAGCCGGTCGCCGCCCTGCGCGCCGAGGAGACGCCCGACGGGCCGGACCACAACGACCGCGGCCGGCGCTATCTGGTCACCCTGGAGAACGGCCCGCCGCTCGACGTGACGGTCGTCGACCGGGAACAGCAGGCGCAGGGGTTCTTCTACCGGGTCTGGCGGCGGATCACGCTGCGCAGCCTCACCCAGCGGCGCTCCATCCAGTCGCTCCGCCAGGCCCTGGAGCAGGAGGCGCTGCTCGCCTACGCGGCCATCGCGGCGGGGGCGAACGCGCCGAAGCTGATCGCCACCTCCGAGCTGGGCCCCGACGCCGTGATGCTGGTGTACGAGCACATCGGCGGCCGGTCGCTGGACTCCCTGGAGGACGCGGAGATCACCGACGAGCTGGTGCGCGGGGCCTGGAAGCAGGTGCGGTCGCTCCAGTCGCGGCGGATCGCGCACCGCAGGCTTTCGGGGGACGCGATCCTGGTGGACGACCGGGGCACGGCGTACATCACCGATCTGCGCGGCGGCGAGATCGCCGCCGGTGACCTGATCCTGCGGATGGACGTGGCCCAGTTGCTGACCACGCTCGGTCTGCGGGTCGGCGCCGAGCGGTCGGTGGCCGGGGCGCTCGCGGTGCTCGGTCCGGACGCGGTGGCGGGCTGTCTGCCGCTGCTCCAGCCGATCGCGCTGAGCCGCTCCACCCGGGCGACCCTGCGCAGGCTCGCCCGCGAGCGGGCGCAGCGGGAGCGCGAGGCGGCACTGGAGGTGTCCGACGCGGCCCGCCGGGAACGGGCGGAGTCGGTGGCCGCCACGGCCGCGGGTCCGGCCGGCCGGAAGACCGAACGGAAGTCCCAGCGTACGGAGAAGCAGGCCGAGAAGCGCGCCCTGGACGAGGCACGGGACGAGGCACGCGAGGAGGACCTGCTCACGCAGATCCGCCGCCAGGTCCTGCTGATCCGGCCGCAGGCCCCGGTCGAACCGGTCCGGCTGGAGCGCATCAAGCCGCGCACCCTGCTGAGCTTCATCGCCGGTTCCATCGCCGCGTACTTCGTGATCTCGCAGATCACCCAGGCCGACTTCGGCACGGTCGTGGAGCAGGCCGAGTGGGGTTGGGTGGCGGCCGCGCTGGGCTTCTCGGCGCTGAGTTACGTGGCGGCGGCGATGAGCCTGCTGGGCTTCGTCCCCGAGCGGGTGGCGTTCGGACGCACGGTGCTGGCACAGGTGGCCGGGTCGTTCGTGAAGATCGTGGCTCCGGCGGCGGTGGGCGGGGTCGCGCTGAACACCCGCTTCCTCCAGCGCCAGGGGGTGCGGCCCGGGCTCGCGGTCGCGAGCGTCGGCGCCTCCCAGCTGTTCGGGCTGGGGTGTCACATCCTGCTGCTGGCCCTCTTCGGCTATCTGACGGGTACGGAGAAGACGCCGGACTCGCTGACCCCGTCCCGTACGGTCATCGCCGGGCTGCTGACGGTGGCGGTGCTGGTGCTGGTGGTGACGGCGATCCCGTTCCTGCGGAAGTTCGTGGCGACCCGGGTGCGGTCACTCTTCGCGGGCGTCGTGCCGCGCATGCTGGACGTGGTGCAGCGCCCGCAGAAGCTGGCCACCGGGATCGGCGGCATGCTGCTGCTGACGGGGCTCTTCGTACTCTGCCTGGACGCGTCCATCCGGGCGTTCAGCGGCCCGGACGTACCGCAGTTGTCGTACGCCAGCATCGCGGTGGTCTTCCTCGCGGGCAACGCCCTGGGTTCGGCGGCGCCGACCCCGGGCGGCATGGGCGCGGTGGAGGGGGCGCTGACCCTCGGGCTCATCGCCGTCGGACTCCCCAAGGAGGTCGCGGCCCCGGCGGTGCTGCTGTACCGCGTGATGACCCTGTGGCTGCCCGTGCTGCCGGGCTGGATCTGCTTCAACCAGCTGACCCGCAAAGGCCAGTTGTAG